In the genome of Coffea eugenioides isolate CCC68of unplaced genomic scaffold, Ceug_1.0 ScVebR1_497;HRSCAF=1184, whole genome shotgun sequence, one region contains:
- the LOC113758411 gene encoding protein NRT1/ PTR FAMILY 2.7-like, which translates to MDNRKAENSAERQDPESNSSSSRSKKGSWITFPFIMATVVGTSLAFGGLTSNLIVYLIQEFNIKSISAAEIFNVVNGCITIFPIAGAIIADSFLGCYSVIWISSLISSLGMLIIVMTAALNKLRPPQCENGSSLCISPSGVQLAVLYIGLALASLGMAGSRFTIGPMGANQFDKPKHQEIFFNWYIFAMYTATAISLTVIVYIENSVSWAWGFGISVAANIVGLALFLVGRGFYRQLKPQGSPFTGLARVVIAATRKRNLLLSQNTEDYCQDPETTTFVMPTKFFKFLNHAALKTEGDTDLDGSIKKPWKVCTVKEVEDFKSLSKMLPIWSTALLVSPPLAVQLSMTVIQALAMDRHVGAHFKTPAGSVQVFIFLSTCMTIFFLDRFLFPMWEKFMHRAITPLQRVGIGHLFDVLSMAVLALVEAKRLKLARMHHLQDQDNSVVPMSVFWLVPSFALAGIGEAFHFPGHILFYYQEFPVSLKSTSTAVVALSIGIGFNLGNGLINAVKKTTEWLPDNINRGRLDNVYWLVTILGGLNFCYFLLCSSMYKYQNVEKVTDDAVNEQ; encoded by the exons CTACCGTGGTGGGTACATCACTTGCTTTTGGAGGACTGACTTCCAATCTGATTGTGTATCTGATTCAAGAATTCAATATCAAAAGCATCagtgctgccgaaatttttaatGTGGTTAATGGATGCATCACCATATTTCCCATTGCTGGAGCCATCATAGCTGATTCTTTTCTTGGATGTTACTCTGTCATCTGGATTTCATCTTTAATCTCATCCCTG GGCATGTTGATAATAGTTATGACAGCAGCACTCAATAAATTGAGACCTCCGCAATGTGAAAATGGATCGAGTCTCTGCATAAGCCCGTCAGGAGTTCAACTTGCAGTTCTTTATATCGGCTTAGCTCTAGCATCTCTAGGGATGGCAGGTTCACGATTCACCATTGGACCAATGGGAGCAAATCAATTTGATAAACCAAAGCatcaagaaattttctttaaTTGGTACATTTTCGCAATGTACACAGCCACTGCTATAAGCTTGACCGTCATTGTATATATTGAAAATAGTGTGAGTTGGGCATGGGGTTTTGGGATTTCTGTTGCTGCAAATATAGTTGGATTAGCACTATTTTTAGTTGGCCGTGGTTTCTACCGCCAGCTAAAGCCACAAGGGAGCCCTTTTACTGGCTTGGCTCGCGTTGTTATTGCAGCTACCAGGAAAAGGAATTTGTTGCTCTCCCAAAACACTGAAGATTATTGCCAAGACCCGGAAACAACGACCTTTGtcatgcctacaaaatttttcaa GTTCTTAAACCACGCAGCACTGAAAACTGAAGGAGACACCGATCTAGATGGCTCTATAAAGAAACCGTGGAAGGTTTGTACAGTGAAAGAAGTAGAAGACTTCAAAAGCCTAAGTAAAATGCTCCCAATATGGTCAACTGCTTTACTCGTTTCCCCCCCACTAGCCGTCCAACTGAGTATGACAGTCATCCAAGCTCTAGCAATGGACCGTCATGTAGGAGCTCATTTCAAAACTCCAGCTGGTAGTGTTCAAGTCTTCATATTCCTATCGACTTGCATGACCATTTTCTTTCTAGACCGATTTCTATTCCCCATGTGGGAGAAGTTCATGCACCGAGCCATCACGCCTCTCCAGCGGGTTGGGATTGGCCATTTGTTCGATGTTCTTAGCATGGCCGTTTTAGCCCTGGTGGAGGCTAAGAGGCTAAAATTGGCGCGAATGCACCACCTGCAGGACCAGGATAATTCTGTGGTGCCCATGTCAGTCTTCTGGCTTGTGCCATCCTTTGCTCTTGCTGGTATTGGAGAAGCATTTCATTTCCCTGGACATATTTTGTTTTATTACCAAGAATTTCCAGTATCCTTAAAAAGTACATCGACCGCAGTTGTTGCCTTGTCTATCGGTATTGGCTTTAACCTGGGCAACGGATTGATTAATGCTGTTAAAAAGACAACAGAGTGGTTGCCTGATAACATAAACAGAGGTAGACTAGATAATGTGTACTGGCTGGTAACTATCCTGGGAGGCCTCAACTTCTGTTATTTTCTTCTATGTTCCTCCATGTACAAGTATCAAAATGTCGAAAAGGTAACTGATGATGCTGTAAATGAACAATGA